One Pseudomonas rhizophila DNA window includes the following coding sequences:
- a CDS encoding LysR family transcriptional regulator yields MRKSLMRMTLRQLQIFNEVCDLRSYSRAADEMSLTQPAVSLQIRSLEELIGQPLFEYVGKKLYMTEAAEALQRASRDIFGRLENLDMQLSDMQGSLQGQLKLAVESSAKYFVPHLFAAFKRQHPEVNLNLTVVNRGQVIRRLSDNRDDLVIMSMVPQDMGLEFLPFLNNPIVAVAPPDHPLCHMGPLRLQDLEPYTLLLREPGSGTRLACEEYFKEKRVHFTQTLEVASAEAQRECVLAGLGVALLTRHAVSREMVSGALIELPVEELPLYRSWCLVQARAKRLSPVAHAFLAFVRGERAQIIGLVERFDGKPPMLPANS; encoded by the coding sequence ATGCGTAAGTCATTGATGCGTATGACATTGCGTCAACTGCAGATTTTCAATGAGGTGTGCGACCTGAGGTCCTACAGCCGCGCAGCCGACGAAATGTCTCTCACACAACCGGCCGTTAGCCTACAGATTCGATCACTTGAGGAGCTGATTGGCCAGCCGCTGTTTGAGTACGTTGGCAAAAAACTCTACATGACCGAAGCCGCCGAAGCCCTTCAACGCGCCAGCCGGGACATCTTCGGGCGCCTGGAAAACCTCGACATGCAGTTGTCGGACATGCAGGGCTCGCTGCAAGGCCAACTGAAGCTGGCGGTGGAATCCAGCGCCAAGTACTTCGTGCCGCACCTGTTCGCCGCCTTCAAGCGCCAGCACCCGGAGGTCAACCTGAACCTCACGGTGGTCAACCGCGGCCAAGTGATCCGAAGGCTCTCGGACAACCGGGACGATCTGGTGATCATGTCCATGGTGCCTCAGGACATGGGCCTGGAATTCCTGCCATTTCTCAATAACCCGATCGTCGCTGTGGCGCCGCCCGACCATCCGCTGTGCCACATGGGCCCGTTGCGCTTGCAAGACCTTGAGCCGTATACGCTGCTGCTGCGCGAGCCAGGGTCAGGCACGCGGCTGGCCTGCGAGGAATATTTCAAGGAGAAACGGGTGCACTTCACCCAGACGCTGGAAGTGGCGTCGGCGGAGGCCCAACGCGAATGCGTTCTCGCAGGGCTGGGCGTGGCGCTGTTGACGCGCCACGCCGTAAGCCGGGAGATGGTGTCCGGCGCTCTCATCGAGTTGCCGGTGGAGGAGCTGCCGCTGTACCGCAGTTGGTGCCTGGTGCAGGCCAGGGCTAAGCGCCTGTCACCGGTGGCTCACGCCTTTCTGGCGTTCGTTCGCGGCGAGCGTGCTCAGATCATTGGCCTGGTTGAGCGTTTCGACGGGAAGCCGCCGATGTTGCCTGCCAATAGTTGA
- the hexR gene encoding transcriptional regulator HexR, whose product MNLLQHIAQSRHLLRKSELKVADHVLLDPAAVMHSSMADLAHSVGISEPTIVRFCRAIGCSGFQDLKLKLAQSLAAGASFGQFAIHEDDSVADYSLKIFDTTLHTLMEVREKLDPVALQKAVTAMSQAQRVEFYGFGASGAVAADAQHKFFRLLLTAAAYSDPHMQAMSAVTLKPTDVAICISQSGRSKDLLITANLVRESGASLITLCPSQTPLAELSTVNLAIDVHEDTEIYTPLTSRIAHLVVIDVLAMGVAMARGPSLVNHLKSVKRSLRSLRLSPKSVKALDD is encoded by the coding sequence TTGAACCTGTTGCAACACATCGCCCAGTCACGCCATCTGCTGCGCAAGTCGGAGCTGAAAGTCGCCGATCACGTATTGCTTGATCCTGCGGCCGTGATGCACAGCTCCATGGCCGATCTTGCCCACAGCGTCGGCATCAGCGAACCGACCATTGTGCGTTTCTGCCGAGCCATCGGTTGTTCGGGTTTCCAGGACCTGAAACTCAAGCTGGCGCAAAGCCTCGCCGCGGGTGCCAGCTTCGGCCAGTTTGCGATCCATGAAGACGATTCGGTCGCCGACTACAGCCTGAAAATCTTCGACACGACCCTGCATACGCTGATGGAGGTTCGCGAGAAGCTTGATCCGGTGGCGTTGCAAAAAGCCGTCACGGCCATGTCCCAGGCCCAGCGTGTCGAGTTTTATGGTTTCGGTGCTTCGGGCGCGGTGGCGGCCGATGCCCAGCACAAGTTCTTCCGGTTGCTGCTGACGGCCGCGGCTTATTCCGACCCGCACATGCAGGCGATGTCGGCGGTCACGCTGAAGCCCACCGACGTGGCGATCTGCATTTCCCAGTCGGGCCGTTCCAAGGATCTGCTGATCACCGCCAACCTGGTGCGCGAAAGCGGCGCCTCGTTGATCACCTTGTGCCCGAGCCAGACGCCATTGGCCGAACTGTCCACGGTGAACCTGGCCATCGACGTGCATGAAGACACGGAGATCTACACGCCGTTGACCTCGCGCATCGCCCATCTGGTGGTGATCGATGTGCTGGCGATGGGCGTCGCCATGGCGCGCGGCCCAAGTTTGGTCAATCACCTCAAGAGCGTGAAACGCAGCCTGCGCAGCTTGCGGTTGTCACCCAAGTCGGTGAAAGCGCTGGACGATTGA
- a CDS encoding amino acid ABC transporter permease codes for MTSFPSPSRPPQPVAESRLKKIFGFRTRLYLTWAAMLVLFASFFLSFDLKFSIILDKLPNLLGVHLAPNGFLQGAALTLFLCLCSIVASSLLGFITALARLSSSAVAFGIASFYASFFRGTPLLIQILLIYLGLPQLGLVPGAIAAGIIALSLNYGAYLSEIFRAGILGVPHGQREASLALGMGETVIFWRVTLPLAMRTIIPPTTNQFISMLKDSSLISVMGVWEVMFLAQSYGRSSYRYIEMLTTAAIIYWLMSIALELIQARMERHYGKAYLKRS; via the coding sequence TTTCCATCCCCTTCTCGGCCACCGCAACCGGTGGCCGAGTCGCGCCTGAAAAAGATCTTCGGTTTTCGCACACGGTTGTACCTGACCTGGGCAGCCATGCTGGTGTTGTTCGCGAGTTTTTTCCTGAGCTTCGACCTGAAATTCTCCATCATCCTGGACAAGCTGCCGAATCTGCTGGGCGTGCACCTGGCACCCAACGGCTTTCTGCAGGGCGCGGCGCTGACGCTGTTCCTGTGCCTGTGTTCGATCGTCGCTTCGTCCTTGCTGGGTTTCATCACCGCCCTGGCGCGGCTGTCCAGCAGCGCGGTAGCCTTCGGCATTGCCAGTTTCTACGCGTCGTTCTTTCGCGGCACACCGCTGCTGATCCAGATTCTGCTGATCTACCTGGGCCTGCCACAACTGGGGCTGGTGCCGGGCGCGATTGCCGCCGGGATCATCGCCCTGTCGCTGAACTACGGCGCCTACCTGAGCGAAATCTTCCGCGCCGGCATCCTGGGCGTCCCCCATGGCCAGCGCGAAGCCTCCCTTGCGCTGGGCATGGGTGAAACCGTGATCTTCTGGCGTGTCACCCTGCCCCTGGCCATGCGCACCATCATTCCACCGACCACCAACCAATTCATCTCCATGCTCAAGGACTCGTCCCTGATCTCGGTGATGGGCGTCTGGGAAGTGATGTTCCTGGCGCAATCCTATGGTCGCTCCAGCTACCGCTACATCGAAATGCTCACCACGGCGGCGATCATTTACTGGTTGATGTCCATCGCGTTGGAGCTGATCCAGGCGCGGATGGAGCGGCATTATGGGAAGGCTTATCTCAAGCGCAGCTGA
- a CDS encoding acetyl-CoA carboxylase biotin carboxylase subunit yields MITKILIANRGEIAVRIVRACAEMGIRSVAVYSDADRHALHVKRADEAHSIGADPLAGYLNPRKLVNLAVETGCDALHPGYGFLSENAELADICAERGIKFIGPSAEVIRRMGDKTEARRSMIKAGVPVTPGTEGNVSGIEEALTEGDRIGYPVMLKATSGGGGRGIRRCNSREELEQAFPRVISEATKAFGSAEVFLEKCIVNPKHIEAQILGDSFGNVVHLFERDCSIQRRNQKLIEIAPSPQLTPEQRAYIGDLSVRAAKAVGYENAGTVEFLLAEGEVYFMEMNTRVQVEHTITEEITGIDIVREQIRIASGLPLSVKQEDIHHRGFALQFRINAEDPKNNFLPSFGKITRYYAPGGPGVRTDTAIYTGYTIPPFYDSMCLKLVVWALTWEEAMDRGLRALDDMRLQGVKTTAAYYQEILRNPEFRSGQFNTSFVESHPELTNYSIKRKPEELALAIAAAIAAHAGL; encoded by the coding sequence TTGATAACAAAGATCCTGATCGCCAACCGTGGTGAGATTGCCGTCCGCATCGTGCGCGCTTGCGCCGAGATGGGCATTCGCTCGGTCGCGGTCTATTCCGACGCTGACCGCCATGCGTTGCATGTCAAGCGTGCGGACGAGGCCCACAGCATCGGCGCCGATCCGCTGGCCGGCTATCTCAACCCGCGCAAACTGGTGAACCTGGCTGTGGAAACCGGTTGCGATGCGTTGCACCCCGGTTACGGCTTTCTCTCGGAAAACGCCGAGCTGGCGGACATCTGCGCCGAGCGCGGGATCAAATTCATTGGTCCGTCGGCTGAAGTCATTCGCCGCATGGGCGACAAGACCGAAGCGCGTCGCAGCATGATCAAGGCCGGCGTACCGGTCACGCCGGGCACCGAAGGCAACGTATCGGGCATCGAAGAGGCCCTGACCGAAGGCGACCGCATTGGTTACCCGGTGATGCTCAAGGCTACGTCCGGTGGTGGCGGTCGGGGTATCCGTCGCTGCAACAGCCGCGAAGAACTCGAACAGGCTTTCCCGCGGGTCATTTCCGAAGCCACCAAGGCCTTTGGTTCGGCGGAAGTGTTCCTGGAAAAATGCATCGTCAATCCCAAGCACATCGAAGCGCAGATCCTGGGTGACAGTTTTGGCAACGTGGTGCATCTGTTCGAGCGTGATTGCTCGATCCAGCGTCGCAACCAGAAGCTGATCGAGATCGCCCCCAGCCCGCAACTGACGCCTGAGCAGCGCGCCTACATTGGTGACCTGTCGGTGCGCGCCGCCAAGGCTGTGGGCTACGAGAACGCCGGCACCGTGGAGTTCCTGCTCGCCGAGGGCGAGGTGTACTTCATGGAGATGAACACCCGGGTGCAGGTGGAACACACCATCACCGAAGAAATCACCGGCATCGACATTGTTCGTGAACAGATTCGCATCGCCTCCGGGCTTCCGTTGTCGGTCAAGCAGGAAGACATTCATCACCGTGGCTTCGCGCTGCAGTTTCGGATCAACGCCGAAGACCCGAAAAACAACTTCCTGCCCAGTTTCGGCAAGATCACCCGCTACTACGCCCCCGGCGGCCCGGGCGTGCGCACCGACACAGCGATCTATACCGGCTACACCATTCCGCCCTTCTACGATTCGATGTGCCTGAAGCTGGTGGTCTGGGCGCTGACCTGGGAAGAAGCAATGGACCGTGGCCTGCGGGCCCTGGACGACATGCGTCTGCAAGGGGTCAAGACCACCGCGGCGTATTACCAGGAAATCCTGCGCAACCCGGAATTCCGTAGTGGCCAGTTCAATACCAGCTTCGTTGAAAGCCATCCTGAGCTGACCAACTACTCGATCAAGCGCAAACCCGAAGAGCTGGCCCTGGCCATCGCCGCCGCCATTGCCGCCCACGCAGGCCTGTAA
- a CDS encoding PA3496 family putative envelope integrity protein, whose amino-acid sequence MTQSYEERSAVKTRRQQEDQRRMAFRRAIEDRCEQRQLLAEISEFPDAAEFNYWQATSAASRRNAQPGQ is encoded by the coding sequence ATGACCCAGTCCTACGAAGAACGCAGCGCCGTCAAAACCCGTCGTCAGCAGGAAGACCAGCGCCGCATGGCGTTTCGTCGTGCCATCGAAGACCGCTGTGAGCAGCGCCAGCTGCTGGCCGAAATCAGCGAGTTTCCGGACGCAGCAGAATTCAACTATTGGCAGGCAACATCGGCGGCTTCCCGTCGAAACGCTCAACCAGGCCAATGA
- a CDS encoding autotransporter outer membrane beta-barrel domain-containing protein, with translation MAQPSADILTTAEQQEHLKAFAEAKDTKRQNANASRKGDAKWTGKNDWVIISANAKFPGIIDGGGGKNVLRLDAAKHPILAETRNFMALQVAQGEWQHTGHFAGWGVIEPEATLLNTGRIGGQVGVLGKLDNQGVVANRVTVEPGASMTNSGVVNGQVHVRERASFSGNGTVEFLSVAGQLEVGPEIGAPSITQDFSLAESAELIYGVNADGGSSTINVEGTALLNNATLTVAGVPGEYIEAREHTVIRAGKIEGTFGTVSSNLAFMTATLSPTDTQVNLTYARNDVPLKQAATTENGQEFAAHIEALQPVKPTAPVPNDGPAVAQAAGARPGIEAPAIKPVEPPKITSTAPKPTGQLQTTQPVAKPNAAINALLGSDMMTAASAIDQLSGYNTADLGNATLSSIAPISSGMLSAMGQKNPGNVHADGQVWVQAIGNSGSIGKQLGSYALKHSTRGVMLGTDWAISPDWRLGIIGGKTQTRLDGQQFDGRLDSWHLGAYALRQDGPWALRLGAVYGNHDGSTKRHVLFNGFRDRLKGRYDANTQQVFGQLGYNLNIGHFDVEPYIDLGYQRYQRDRYSENGGDAALQFNGQAQDYFHSNLGLHLARSFSLDQGMRLTPRLSLGWKHLYGETRGASRQGLVGAGKSYTVEGVELDRDSLLFETGLDLAVSPRHTLGVSYKGETGQDNRNGALMGQWRMMF, from the coding sequence ATGGCTCAGCCATCAGCCGATATTCTCACAACCGCCGAGCAACAAGAGCACCTCAAGGCCTTCGCCGAAGCTAAGGATACCAAGCGGCAAAATGCCAACGCCTCCCGTAAAGGCGACGCGAAATGGACGGGCAAAAATGACTGGGTCATCATCAGCGCAAACGCAAAATTCCCCGGGATCATTGATGGTGGCGGTGGAAAAAACGTTCTGCGCCTGGACGCCGCCAAGCATCCGATATTGGCTGAAACCCGAAACTTCATGGCTTTGCAGGTTGCGCAAGGTGAATGGCAACACACCGGGCATTTCGCAGGCTGGGGGGTGATCGAGCCAGAGGCCACGTTGCTCAATACTGGCCGAATCGGCGGCCAGGTAGGGGTTCTCGGCAAGCTGGACAACCAGGGCGTGGTCGCCAATCGCGTGACTGTCGAGCCAGGTGCCAGCATGACGAACTCCGGCGTGGTCAATGGACAGGTTCATGTACGCGAAAGGGCCAGCTTCAGCGGCAATGGCACTGTGGAGTTCTTGAGTGTCGCGGGCCAGTTGGAAGTCGGCCCCGAAATAGGCGCACCCTCCATTACTCAGGACTTCTCGTTGGCGGAGAGTGCCGAACTGATCTACGGGGTCAATGCAGATGGTGGTAGCTCCACGATCAACGTTGAAGGCACCGCGCTCCTCAACAACGCGACGCTGACCGTCGCCGGCGTGCCGGGCGAATACATTGAGGCGCGCGAGCACACGGTCATCCGCGCGGGGAAGATCGAAGGAACGTTCGGCACGGTCTCCAGCAATCTGGCATTCATGACGGCGACGCTGAGCCCCACCGATACGCAAGTCAACCTGACTTACGCGCGCAACGATGTTCCCCTCAAGCAAGCAGCAACTACCGAAAACGGGCAAGAATTTGCGGCCCATATCGAAGCGCTGCAACCGGTCAAACCAACAGCGCCCGTCCCCAACGACGGGCCCGCCGTTGCACAGGCAGCTGGTGCCCGACCAGGGATCGAAGCCCCAGCAATCAAACCCGTCGAGCCACCCAAAATCACCAGCACCGCTCCCAAACCCACCGGCCAATTGCAAACCACCCAGCCAGTCGCAAAACCCAACGCCGCCATCAACGCCTTGCTCGGCAGCGATATGATGACCGCCGCCAGCGCCATCGACCAACTGAGTGGCTACAACACTGCGGATCTGGGCAACGCCACCTTGAGCAGCATCGCGCCGATCAGCAGCGGAATGCTTTCGGCCATGGGCCAGAAAAACCCGGGGAACGTGCATGCTGACGGTCAAGTCTGGGTCCAGGCCATTGGTAACAGCGGCAGTATCGGCAAACAATTGGGCAGCTATGCCCTGAAACACTCGACCAGAGGTGTGATGCTGGGAACCGACTGGGCCATCAGCCCTGATTGGCGCCTGGGGATAATCGGCGGCAAGACGCAAACCCGGCTGGACGGCCAGCAGTTCGATGGTCGGCTCGACAGTTGGCACCTGGGCGCCTACGCCTTGCGCCAGGACGGGCCATGGGCGCTGCGCCTGGGCGCCGTTTACGGCAATCATGACGGCAGTACCAAGCGTCATGTGCTCTTCAACGGTTTCAGGGATCGCCTCAAAGGTCGCTACGATGCCAATACGCAGCAGGTCTTTGGCCAGCTCGGTTACAACCTGAACATCGGTCACTTCGATGTCGAGCCTTATATCGACCTTGGCTACCAACGCTACCAACGCGATCGCTATTCGGAGAACGGTGGCGACGCAGCGTTGCAGTTCAACGGTCAGGCCCAGGACTATTTCCACAGCAACCTGGGCCTGCACCTCGCCCGGTCATTCTCTCTTGACCAGGGCATGCGACTGACGCCGCGCTTGAGTCTCGGTTGGAAACATCTCTACGGCGAGACCCGAGGCGCTTCCCGCCAGGGCCTGGTCGGCGCAGGCAAGTCGTATACCGTCGAAGGCGTCGAACTGGACCGTGACAGCCTGCTCTTCGAAACAGGGCTGGACCTGGCCGTTTCGCCCAGGCATACCCTGGGGGTGAGTTATAAGGGTGAAACCGGTCAGGACAACCGTAACGGGGCGTTGATGGGCCAATGGCGAATGATGTTCTGA
- the oadA gene encoding sodium-extruding oxaloacetate decarboxylase subunit alpha, with translation MSKKIHVTDTILRDAHQSLLATRMRTEDMLPICDKLDKVGYWSLEVWGGATFDACVRFLKEDPWERLRQLRAALPNTRLQMLLRGQNLLGYRHYSDDVVKAFVAKAAVNGIDVFRIFDAMNDVRNLRVAIEAVKAAGKHAQGTIAYTTSPVHTIEAFVAQAKQMEAMGCDSVAIKDMAGLLTPYATGELVKALKTEQSLPVFIHSHDTAGLAAMCQLKAVENGADHIDTAISSFAWGTSHPGTESMVAALKGSEFDTGLNLELLQEIGLYFYAVRKKYHQFESEFTAVDTRVQVNQVPGGMISNLANQLKEQGALNRMNEVLAEIPRVREDLGFPPLVTPTSQIVGTQAFFNVLAGERYKTITNEVKLYLQGGYGKAPGSVNEKLRRQAIGSEDVIDVRPADLLKPEMTKLRGEIGALAKSEEDVLTYAMFPDIGRKFLEEREAGTLTPEVLLPIPEAGSVSSAGGEGVPTEFVIDVHGETYRVDITGVGVKAEGKRHFYLSIDGMPEEVVFEPLNEFVGGGSSKRKQATAPGHVSTTMPGNIVDVLVKEGDVVKAGQAVLITEAMKMETEVQAAIAGKVTAIHVAKGDRVNPGEILIEIEG, from the coding sequence ATGTCCAAGAAGATTCACGTAACCGATACGATCCTGCGCGACGCTCACCAATCGCTGCTCGCTACCCGCATGCGCACCGAAGACATGCTGCCGATCTGCGACAAGCTCGACAAAGTCGGCTATTGGTCGTTGGAAGTCTGGGGCGGCGCAACATTCGACGCCTGCGTGCGCTTCCTGAAGGAAGACCCGTGGGAGCGCTTGCGCCAACTGCGTGCGGCGCTGCCCAACACTCGCCTGCAAATGCTGCTGCGTGGTCAGAACCTGCTGGGCTATCGCCATTACAGCGATGACGTGGTCAAGGCGTTCGTGGCCAAGGCTGCGGTCAACGGCATCGATGTGTTCCGTATTTTCGATGCGATGAACGACGTGCGTAACCTGCGGGTCGCCATCGAGGCGGTGAAAGCCGCCGGCAAGCACGCCCAGGGCACCATCGCCTACACCACCAGCCCGGTGCACACCATTGAGGCTTTCGTAGCCCAGGCCAAGCAAATGGAAGCCATGGGTTGCGACTCGGTGGCGATCAAGGACATGGCCGGTTTGCTGACTCCGTACGCCACTGGCGAGCTGGTGAAGGCATTGAAGACCGAGCAGTCGTTGCCGGTATTCATCCATTCCCATGACACCGCTGGCCTGGCGGCGATGTGTCAGCTCAAGGCCGTAGAAAACGGCGCCGATCACATCGACACCGCGATCTCCAGCTTCGCCTGGGGCACCAGCCATCCGGGCACCGAATCGATGGTTGCAGCCCTTAAGGGCAGCGAGTTCGACACTGGTCTGAACCTGGAATTGCTGCAGGAAATCGGCCTGTATTTCTATGCGGTGCGCAAAAAATACCACCAGTTCGAAAGCGAGTTCACGGCGGTGGACACCCGCGTCCAGGTCAATCAGGTGCCGGGCGGGATGATTTCCAACCTGGCCAACCAGCTCAAAGAGCAGGGCGCGTTGAATCGCATGAACGAGGTGCTGGCAGAGATTCCACGGGTGCGCGAAGACCTTGGCTTCCCGCCGCTGGTGACCCCGACCTCGCAGATCGTCGGCACCCAGGCGTTCTTCAACGTGCTGGCCGGTGAGCGCTACAAGACCATCACCAACGAAGTGAAGCTCTATTTGCAGGGCGGCTACGGCAAGGCTCCGGGTTCGGTGAATGAGAAGCTGCGCCGTCAGGCCATCGGCAGCGAAGACGTGATCGATGTGCGTCCGGCCGACCTGCTCAAGCCGGAAATGACCAAGCTGCGTGGCGAAATCGGCGCACTGGCCAAATCCGAAGAAGACGTACTGACTTACGCCATGTTCCCGGACATCGGGCGCAAGTTCCTCGAAGAACGCGAAGCCGGCACCCTGACCCCGGAAGTGCTGTTGCCAATCCCTGAGGCGGGCAGTGTGAGCTCGGCGGGTGGTGAAGGCGTGCCGACCGAGTTCGTCATCGATGTTCACGGCGAAACCTACCGCGTCGACATCACCGGCGTGGGCGTCAAGGCTGAAGGCAAGCGTCACTTCTACCTGTCCATCGATGGCATGCCCGAAGAGGTCGTGTTCGAACCGCTCAATGAGTTTGTCGGCGGCGGCAGCAGCAAGCGCAAACAAGCCACTGCGCCGGGCCATGTCAGCACCACCATGCCGGGCAACATCGTCGATGTGCTGGTCAAGGAGGGCGATGTGGTGAAGGCCGGCCAAGCGGTGCTTATTACCGAAGCCATGAAGATGGAAACCGAAGTGCAGGCGGCTATCGCCGGCAAGGTCACCGCCATTCATGTCGCCAAGGGCGACCGGGTCAATCCGGGCGAGATCCTGATCGAGATCGAAGGCTGA